Proteins encoded within one genomic window of Micromonospora halotolerans:
- a CDS encoding DJ-1/PfpI family protein, which yields MQVAIPLYPRFTALDAVGPYTVLAFAPGWTVTFVAATPGPVIDDKGGLSITATASFEDLPRPDVLLVPGGPGTVAAAGDEKLLSWIRAAHQHTRWTTSVCSGSFVLGAAGVLAGQKATSHWGWADRLPAVGAEHIKQRVVIDGKIVTAAGVSSGIDMALILLAEAQDAETARTVQLAIEYDPQPPFDAGNPHTAPAARREAALSLIF from the coding sequence ATGCAGGTCGCCATCCCTCTCTACCCTCGCTTCACCGCCCTGGACGCGGTCGGCCCCTACACAGTCCTGGCCTTCGCGCCGGGCTGGACGGTCACTTTCGTAGCCGCCACACCCGGCCCGGTCATCGACGACAAAGGTGGCCTGTCGATCACCGCCACCGCCTCCTTCGAGGACCTGCCCCGGCCGGATGTGCTCCTGGTCCCCGGTGGTCCCGGAACCGTCGCCGCTGCGGGCGACGAGAAGCTGCTTTCCTGGATCCGCGCCGCGCATCAGCACACCAGGTGGACTACCTCGGTGTGCAGCGGCTCGTTCGTCCTCGGCGCAGCCGGCGTGCTGGCCGGGCAGAAGGCGACCAGCCACTGGGGCTGGGCTGACCGGCTGCCAGCCGTGGGCGCCGAACACATCAAGCAACGCGTGGTGATCGACGGCAAGATCGTCACAGCGGCCGGAGTTTCCTCCGGCATCGACATGGCGCTGATCCTCCTCGCCGAGGCGCAGGACGCGGAAACAGCACGGACCGTGCAGCTCGCCATCGAGTACGACCCTCAGCCACCGTTCGATGCCGGCAATCCGCACACCGCGCCGGCCGCCCGGCGGGAGGCCGCGCTGAGCCTGATCTTCTGA
- a CDS encoding helix-turn-helix domain-containing protein, whose amino-acid sequence MPALARRVGMSERHFSRIFTDQTGMSPGRYVERSRADAARRLLETTGYPLDRIARQSGLGAPETLYRVFRRHWRISPGDYRRRFHTKEN is encoded by the coding sequence GTGCCTGCACTGGCCCGGCGAGTCGGGATGAGCGAGCGCCACTTCTCCCGAATTTTCACCGACCAGACCGGCATGTCGCCCGGCCGGTACGTCGAGCGCAGCCGCGCCGACGCCGCTCGCCGGCTGCTGGAAACCACTGGCTACCCGCTCGACCGCATCGCGAGACAGTCCGGGCTCGGTGCGCCGGAAACCCTCTACCGCGTCTTCCGCCGGCACTGGCGGATCTCACCAGGCGACTACCGCCGCCGCTTTCACACAAAGGAGAACTGA
- a CDS encoding GNAT family N-acetyltransferase, with protein MSWLPDDFVHPVHVPVPNTTLHLRPIREADTALDYPAVMGSRERLWEIFGPAWAWPPATMTYEEDRIDLLRHEKEIAAHQSFNYALLDEKETAILGCVYIDPPERTGSDGEVSWWVVDDLVGSEAERALDALVPRWIAADWPFRQPRYLGRDITWQDWLALPRAS; from the coding sequence ATGAGCTGGCTGCCGGACGACTTCGTCCACCCCGTGCACGTGCCCGTGCCCAACACCACGCTTCACCTGCGGCCGATCCGGGAGGCCGACACCGCGCTCGACTACCCCGCCGTGATGGGCTCCCGGGAGCGCCTGTGGGAGATCTTCGGCCCGGCGTGGGCCTGGCCCCCGGCGACGATGACCTACGAAGAGGACCGCATCGACCTGCTGCGGCACGAGAAGGAGATCGCCGCGCACCAGTCGTTCAACTACGCGCTGCTGGACGAGAAGGAGACGGCGATCCTCGGCTGCGTCTACATCGACCCGCCCGAGCGCACCGGCTCCGACGGCGAGGTCTCCTGGTGGGTGGTGGACGACCTCGTCGGCAGCGAGGCCGAGCGCGCGCTCGACGCGCTGGTGCCGCGGTGGATCGCCGCCGACTGGCCCTTCCGGCAGCCCCGTTACCTGGGCCGCGACATCACCTGGCAGGACTGGCTGGCGCTGCCGCGCGCCTCGTGA
- a CDS encoding MFS transporter, with translation MRQRVAGVIAHPSNRQNGVHMAHPSHALHCPPKPETSAHPRRWAALALISVAQFMLILDVTVVNVALPEIGADLRLDRTALTWAITAYTLFFGGLMLLGGRLADLFGARRMMLIGLAVFTLASLGTGLAQNEVLLIGGRITQGIGAALLSPAALSTVTTTFHGTERNKALGIWAGLGGIGFAAGVLFGGILTAGPGWRWAFFVNVPVGVAVLASLPATVPAVLRPHRDQRRIDISGALAVTAATGSLIYALVTAGDHGWGASATLVPLAAAALLYGVFAGIERTARSPLMQVGMLARRPVAAGAFLMLVGSGLLISLFFLGSLFLQHLRHLGALETGLLFLPAALATGIGAHLAGRLVGSIGTRPVAAAGLALVAAGTGLLTRLSVDGSVYTELLPGIVIAAVGVGPVFVTATTSALAHVDHGEEGLASGVINTFHEFGGAIGVAMASSLAAAGLTSVPSIGGFTDAYTATAIAAAAAAVLVLALVPPGKPANSRLPHAH, from the coding sequence TTGCGCCAGCGGGTCGCCGGCGTCATCGCCCATCCCTCCAACCGCCAAAACGGAGTGCACATGGCCCACCCCTCGCATGCGCTGCACTGCCCGCCGAAGCCCGAGACCTCGGCACATCCGCGCCGCTGGGCGGCGCTCGCGCTGATCAGCGTTGCCCAGTTCATGTTGATCCTCGACGTGACGGTGGTGAACGTCGCTCTGCCCGAGATCGGCGCTGATCTGCGGCTCGACCGCACCGCGCTCACCTGGGCGATCACCGCCTACACCCTGTTCTTCGGCGGGCTGATGCTGCTCGGCGGCCGGCTCGCCGACCTGTTCGGAGCCCGCAGGATGATGCTGATCGGCCTGGCGGTCTTCACCCTCGCCTCGCTGGGCACCGGACTCGCCCAGAACGAGGTGCTGCTCATCGGCGGACGCATCACACAAGGCATCGGGGCAGCCCTGCTGTCACCCGCGGCGCTGTCGACCGTCACCACGACCTTCCACGGCACCGAGCGCAACAAGGCGCTCGGCATCTGGGCGGGGCTCGGCGGCATTGGCTTCGCGGCCGGGGTGCTGTTCGGCGGGATCCTCACCGCCGGTCCCGGCTGGCGATGGGCGTTCTTCGTCAACGTGCCGGTCGGCGTCGCCGTGCTGGCGTCCCTCCCGGCGACCGTCCCCGCCGTCCTCCGACCGCACCGCGACCAGCGGCGTATCGACATTTCCGGAGCGCTGGCCGTGACCGCCGCCACCGGCTCGCTCATCTACGCGCTCGTCACCGCCGGGGATCACGGCTGGGGCGCCTCCGCAACTCTGGTGCCGCTGGCCGCTGCCGCCCTGCTGTACGGGGTGTTCGCCGGCATCGAACGGACAGCGCGTTCCCCGCTCATGCAGGTAGGCATGCTGGCCCGCCGCCCGGTGGCCGCCGGCGCATTCCTGATGCTCGTCGGCTCTGGTCTGCTGATCTCGCTGTTCTTCCTTGGGTCGCTCTTCCTGCAGCACCTACGCCACCTCGGCGCACTGGAGACGGGGCTGTTGTTCCTGCCCGCCGCGCTGGCCACCGGGATCGGGGCGCACCTGGCTGGCCGCCTCGTCGGCAGCATCGGGACCCGGCCAGTCGCCGCCGCCGGCCTCGCGCTCGTGGCAGCCGGCACCGGACTGCTCACGCGGCTTTCCGTGGACGGCAGCGTCTACACCGAGCTGTTGCCCGGGATCGTCATCGCCGCGGTCGGAGTCGGCCCGGTCTTCGTCACCGCCACCACCTCCGCGCTGGCCCACGTCGATCATGGAGAGGAAGGGCTCGCCTCCGGTGTGATCAACACCTTCCACGAGTTCGGCGGCGCCATCGGCGTCGCGATGGCCTCCTCCCTCGCCGCAGCCGGGCTCACCAGCGTGCCCTCCATCGGCGGGTTCACCGACGCCTACACCGCGACGGCCATCGCGGCCGCCGCGGCAGCCGTCCTCGTTCTGGCACTGGTCCCACCAGGCAAGCCGGCGAACAGCCGGCTCCCACACGCCCACTGA
- a CDS encoding TetR/AcrR family transcriptional regulator, translated as MLFDYVYAVDMAHTAEHGARKAGTRKRADAERNIAAIITAAADSLARDPDASMTDIAKAAGLGRVTLYAHFPSREDLLRSVLAQTIAESTGIIEAVSPDEGQAAEAFARMIRSCWPLLSRFGSLHAAAQRALPAGEVRRRHDQPMAYVERIIARGRAEGAFRTDLPVEWLVTTVYTLLHAAADEAAAGRLATDAAGEILEKTLLAALKPE; from the coding sequence GTGCTGTTCGACTACGTCTATGCTGTGGACATGGCGCACACCGCAGAGCACGGGGCCCGAAAGGCTGGGACGCGCAAGAGGGCCGACGCCGAACGCAACATCGCGGCGATCATCACCGCCGCCGCGGACTCTCTCGCCCGGGACCCGGACGCCAGCATGACCGACATCGCCAAGGCCGCCGGTCTGGGCCGGGTCACCCTGTACGCGCATTTCCCGTCCAGGGAGGACTTGCTGAGGAGTGTGCTCGCACAGACGATCGCCGAGAGCACCGGAATCATCGAGGCCGTTTCACCTGATGAAGGGCAGGCCGCTGAGGCGTTCGCCCGGATGATCCGTTCCTGCTGGCCGCTGCTCAGCCGGTTCGGCAGCCTGCACGCCGCCGCGCAGCGCGCCCTGCCTGCCGGCGAAGTACGCCGCCGCCACGATCAGCCCATGGCCTATGTCGAACGGATCATCGCCCGCGGACGGGCGGAGGGGGCCTTTCGCACCGACCTGCCGGTGGAGTGGCTGGTCACCACCGTTTACACACTGCTGCACGCGGCCGCCGACGAGGCCGCCGCCGGACGACTGGCCACGGACGCTGCTGGCGAGATCCTCGAAAAGACCCTGCTGGCCGCGCTGAAGCCCGAGTAG